In the genome of Coregonus clupeaformis isolate EN_2021a chromosome 1, ASM2061545v1, whole genome shotgun sequence, one region contains:
- the LOC121576971 gene encoding rho GTPase-activating protein 17 isoform X4 — MKKQFNRMKQLANQTVGRAEKTEVLSDDLLQIERRMEMVRVVSHNTHKRMVTCLQGHIGTDTEKRHKKLPLTALSQAMVDGGSQLGEESLIGKMMEVCGEAENRLASELLQHEVQIEKDVLDPLNQLAEVDIPNILKQRKQLARLVLDYDSARARWLQATKSIISGTNTQALTAKADLLKEEVDEAMNKMELCKDQLAADMYNFFSKEGDYARYYVMLLEAQADYHRKSLTILESVLPTIQAQQDSWTEKPAFGTGLEEHLKRSSREIALPLEACVMMLLETGMKEEGLFRIAAGTSKLKKLKAALDCSTSQLEEFYSDPHAVAGALKSYLRELPEPLMSFQLYDEWIQASSVSEPDKRLQALWVVCDQLPKNNKANLRYLVKFLSKLAQDSEVNKMTPSNIAIVLGPNMLWAKTEGTLAEMAAATSVHVVTIIEPIIQHADWFFPEDVEFNVSGMFAMPTPPSNHINHSMEYDCSTIERKRPGSMVGPENDTLRKDSSANKLSDHNTIPRRGSNTLGRKQHVSPAFQPPLPPVEAPGPGQVTGCVAELQALPGGMALEGCQPSLAMGMAALVAAQQLLATTAEGLSNPKRDPTSTQTLHQWNGSGGGHPGTASPAGGGGAGGQLGVGGPGTGSMGPSPHMMRRGTKKLAPAPPKPSNPPSGQPINPTNHHPSSGQGQSLSPSPRPLSSSSHSPTSPTLPTPQPSTTPRRHSNNQPPIQAPNHPPPQPPTPSQVSPPSQPRALSQPTGDHPGEEYSPTDTPTPPDTPPPSTVPQDIPGAHPASTSPFQSGSLPRPRPVPKPRNRPNIPPPPQPPTQGNDTNGICSTAYKIMG, encoded by the exons AGCAGAGAAAACAGAAGTTCTCAGCGATGACCTTCTACAG ATTGAGCGGCGCATGGAGATGGTGCGTGTGGTGTCCCACAACACACACAAGAGGATGGTCACGTGTCTGCAGGGCCACATTGGCACCGACACAGAGAAGAGACAT AAAAAGCTTCCTCTGACAGCGCTGTCTCAAGCCATGGTGGACGGAGGCAGTCAGCTGGGAGAGGAGTCTCTGATTGG GAAGATGATGGAGGTGTGCGGGGAGGCAGAGAACAGGCTGGCGTCAGAGCTGCTGCAGCACGAGGTCCAGATAGAGAAAGATGTGCTAGACCCCCTCAACCAGCTagcagag GTGGACATTCCCAACATCCTGAAACAGAGGAAGCAGCTAGCCAGGCTAGTTCTGGACTACGATTCTGCCAGAGCGAG GTGGTTGCAGGCAACCAAGTCGATAATCTCAGGAACAAACACTCAAGCACTGACGGCCAAGGCAGACCTGCTCAAAGAGGAGGTGGATGAAGCTATGAACAAAATGGAACTGTGCAAG gACCAACTGGCTGCAGACATGTACAATTTCTTCTCAAAGGAAGGGGACTATGCCCGCTACTATGTAATG CTCTTAGAGGCCCAAGCCGATTACCATAGGAAATCTCTGACTATTCTCGAGAGTGTCCTGCCAACCATTCAAGCACAGCAAG ACTCGTGGACGGAGAAGCCAGCGTTTGGGACGGGGCTGGAGGAGCATCTGAAGAGGAGTAGCAGAGAGATCGCTCTGCCCTTAGAGGCCTGTGTCATGATGCTTCTGGAGACTGgcatgaaggaggag GGCCTCTTCAGGATCGCAGCAGGGACCtccaaactgaagaagctcaaggCTGCTCTGGACTGTTCCACCTCACAGCTGGAGGAGTTCTACTCGGACCCCCACGCTGTCGCTG GAGCCCTGAAGTCTTACCTGAGAGAACTGCCTGAACCTCTGATGAGCTTCCAGCTTTACGATGAGTGGATTCAGGCGTCTAG TGTTTCAGAGCCAGACAAGCGTCTGCAGGCCCTCTGGGTTGTGTGTGATCAACTACCAAAGAACAACAAAGCCAACCTAAG GTATCTGGTGAAGTTCCTGTCCAAGCTGGCTCAGGACAGTGAGGTCAACAAGATGACCCCTAGCAACATCGCCATTGTACTGGGACCAAACATGCTGTGGGCCAAAACGGAGGg CACTCTAGCTGAGATGGCTGCTGCTACCTCTGTTCACGTGGTGACCATCATAGAACCCATCATACAACACGCTGACTGGTTCTTCCCTGAAG ATGTGGAGTTTAATGTATCAGGGATGTTCGCCATGCCCACCCCTCCTTCCAACCACATCAACCACTCTATGGAGTACGACTGTTCCACCATCGAGAGGAAGAGGCCTGGTAGCATGGTGGGACCAGAGAACGATACCCTTCGCAAGGACAG tTCTGCTAACAAACTGTCGGACCATAACACCATCCCCCGTAGAGGCAGCAACACTTTAGGTAGAAAGCAGCATGTTTCACCTGCCTTCCAGCCCCCCTTACCCCCGGTGGAGGCCCCAGGGCCTGGGCAGGTCACGGGGTGCGTGGCCGAGCTCCAGGCCCTGCCGGGGGGCATGGCGTTGGAGGGCTGCCAGCCTAGCCTGGCAATGGGTATGGCTGCCCTGGTGGCAGCGCAGCAGCTTCTAGCTACTACCGCGGAGGGTCTCAG CAACCCAAAGCGTGACCCCACCTCCACCCAGACCCTCCATCAGTGGAACGGTTCAGGAGGGGGCCACCCGGGCACGGCCAGCCCAGCAGGAGGTGGAGGAGCTGGGGGACAGCtgggagtgggaggccctgggaCTGGATCCATGGGGCCCAGTCCACACATGATGCGCAGAG GTACAAAGAAGCTAGCCCCTGCCCCTCCCAAGCCGTCCAACCCCCCTTCAGGCCAGCCCATTAACCCCACCAACCACCACCCCTCCTCAGGCCAGGGGCAGTCCCTCAGCCCCTCTCCcagacccctctcctcctcaAGCCACTCCCCTACCTCCCCCACCCTGCCCACACCCCAGCCCTCCACCACCCCTCGCCGCCACTCCAACAACCAGCCCCCCATCCAGGCCCCCAACCACCCACCCCCACAGCCCCCCACACCCTCACAGGTCAGCCCCCCGTCCCAACCCAGGGCCCTCAGCCAGCCCACAGGAGACCACCCGGGGGAGGAATACTCTCCTACAGACACCCCCACCCCGCCTGACACACCTCCACCCTCCACCGTCCCCCAGGACATACCCGGTGCACATCCTGCCTCCACCTCGCCCTTCCAGTCAGGCTCCCTCCCCCGGCCACGCCCCGTCCCCAAACCAAGAAACAGGCCCAACATTCCTCCGCCCCCTCAGCCCCCCACACAGGGAAATGATACCAATGGGATCTGCAGCACAGCCTACAAAATCATGG